GGCATCGGCTACGACGAGCTGGTGCGCTTTCCCGGCGACGTGTACGGCATCGCGTTCAATGTCGATGAAGGTGAGGTCGGCGTGGTGCTGCTCGGCGACTACTGGCGGCAGCGGGCCGGCGACCAGGTCGAGCGCACGGGCCGCGTGATGGACGCGTGGACCTCACAGGGGGCGCCGTACTTACACTGACGGCGCGCGGTCTGGGAAGTACGATGTTTATACTGACAGCGCAAAAAGCGGCAAATTCGACACTTATACGGACGGCGCCAGGTACTACATTGCGTCCGACCACGCCCCCTCTAAGGACTTCAAATCCCGGTCGGGGACACTCTCCCCCAAATCCGGTTCCGCTCTCCCGAACCCCACACTTCCCCAGAGTGTGGGGATTTTACTTCTCGGGAACCAGAACTTTCAGACACCCGACACGGGGGCGTGCCGGGAGAAAGCCTCGAAATGACACATATTCCCAGAAGTAATAAAGAGCGTGGCTTTTATGCACGCGACGTCAGCTGCTCGAGCGCGCGCTCGGCGCAGCTAGCCGTACTGCCCCGGCTGCTGGAGCAATCGGAGTGACAGCGAGGCGCGCCCTGCATCCATCAATGGATACCCCCTTCCGGCGTGCGATCAACTCCAGAGGCCCTCTGGTATTTGGTGCTGGTGCTGACCGCTCCGCAGGGCGCCCGATAGAGAAGGCGATTGATGGTCATCAACGGGCAGCGGCGACGTCGCCAAACGTGCCGGTCGGGGCCCTCGGCCAATCCGCATCCGTCCGATCCGGCACAATGCCCGGCGCACCATGGCTCTACGGGATTAAACTGGGTGATGCAAATGAAGCCGGACATCTCTCGCGAAGAGACCTCACAAAGCACGGACGGGGGCGACGACTGCCCCTTGCGCTGGTTTGACGCGGATCGAGGTGCATTCGAATCGCTCGAGCGATTGATCGCCGAGCATCCGGCGGATTTCTTTGCGGGCGAGCGTTTTGATCCGGTTGGCGCGTGCGCCACACGCGAGGCGGTTTTCGCGTCGGTTGAGCTGCCCGAGACTCCGACATCGCCGCAAGCGCATGCCGATCATCTGCTCAACGACGTGTTTCGGCACGTGATGCCCGTGGCATCGCCCACTTTCGTCGGACACATGACGTCGTCGCTGCCGTCGTTCATGCCCTCGCTCGCCAAGGTGGTGGCAGCGCTGAACCAGAACGTCGTGAAGCTCGAGACGTCGGGCGCGCTGACAGGGCTCGAGCGCCAAGTCATCGGCATGCTGCACAAGATGGTGTTTGCCCAGGACAGCGCGTTCTATGCGAGATGGCTGCACGATGCCGACCACGCGCTCGGCGCGATCTGTTCTGGCGGCACGGTCGCCAACCTCACCGCGCTATGGGCGAGCCGCAACAACTTGCTGGGCGCGCGTGATGGCTTCGCCGGCATCCATCGCGCCGGACTGGTGGCTGCGCTACGCCATTACGGCCATGACGGGCTTGCAATCGTCGTCTCGGAGCGCGGGCACTACTCGTTGCGAAAGGCAGCCGATGTCCTTGGCATCGGGCGCGACAATCTCGTGCCGGTCGGGGTCGATGCAGACGGTCGCATGCGCATCGACCTGCTGCGCGACACCATGCGTGACCTGCAGCAGCGCAACATCCGGCCGATGGCGATCGTCGGCATAGCGGGGACGACGGAGACGGGCGCGGTCGATCCGCTCGACGCGATTGCGGATGTTGCTCAGGAGGCCGGCTGCCATTTCCACGTGGATGCCGCATGGGGCGGCGCAACACTGCTGTCGGAGCGCGAGCGCTGGCGCTTCGCGGGCATCGAGCGTGCCGATTCCGTCGTCATCGATGCGCACAAACAGTTCTACGTGCCGATGGGTGCCGGCATGGTGCTATTCCGGAGCCCAGCGTGGACGCAGGAAATCATCCAGCATGCGAACTACATCGTGCGCAAGGGCTCGGTGGACCTGGGGCGCCATACGCTCGAAGGATCGCGTGGTGCGGCGGCAGTCATGCTCTATGCGAACCTTCATCTGCTCGGTCGCAAGGGGATCGCGCAGTTGATCGATCGTAGCATCGATAACGCCCACTACTTTGCATCCCTGATTGCGCAGCAGCCGGATTTCGAGCTCGACAGCCACCCGCAGCTTTGCATCCTGACCTATCGCCATGTACCCGAGACCGTGCGTGCCGCGCTGGCAACGGCTTCGGCCGACAGGCGCGAGAAGATCCTGGACGCGCTGGATGCGCTGACCATCAGCATTCAGGAAATGCAGCGCGATGCAGGCCGCTCGTTCGTATCGCGCACGCAGTTGATGTCGACACAGTGGGGTGGCCGCCCGATTGCCGTTTTCCGCGTGGTACTGGCCAACCCGGATACGACGCATGCCATCCTGCAGGACATCCTCGACGAACATCGCGCACTGGCGGCGGCCAGCCCATGCATGGCGCCGCTGTTGGCGCTGGTGGGGGCGCCGGACGCCGCGTGAGGCATTTGCAGCTGGCGGGCGCCATTCGTCGACCATGTGTCGCTGGTAACCGTCCGCCGAGTACCGTCATTGACTGACTCGTAGATTCGGTGGGCTCTTCGGCGGGTTGCGCATTGCCACGACCTCCGGCCCCAGGCCGTGAAGTGTAATAATCGTGGGTCTTCCGCACTTTGTGTGACGAGGGGGCACTGGCGTGGAGGATGTTGTAGCGTGGAACGGCTGTCGTCTCCACCGCCCACCACCACCATTCTTCTTGTTGACGAACGTGGGCGAGCCCGCCAGCGCCACCGAGCGCAAGCGGCTGCACGCAGCGCGCTGCCGCTGGCTCTTCACGGTGCTGTATCTCGGCGGCCTGCGGGCGGCCGAGGTGGCCGAGACCCAGATGGGCGCCTTCTTCTGCCGGCGCGACCGGGAGGGCCTGGAGCGCTGGTGGCTCGAGGTGACGGGCAAAGGCAACAAGACGCGGCTGGTGCCGGCGACGGACGAACTGATCGTGAAACTGGCGCGCTATCGCGAGGCGTACGGCCTGCCGCCGGTACCGCATCCTGGTGAGGCGCGCCCCATGGTGCTGCCGATCATCGGCAAGGAAAAGCCCTTGTCACGCGGCGCGCTGCATCTGGTGCTGAAAGAGGTGTTCGGGATGGCCGCCGCGCGCCTGCGCTCGCGCGGCCCCGAGTGGGAAAGCCGGGCCACGGTGCTGGCCAGCGCGTCGGCGCACTGGCTGCGCCATACCGCCGGCAGCCACATGAGCGACCAGCAGGTCGACCTGCGCTTCGTGCTGGACAACCTGGGACATGCAACCACCAGCGTCTATTGCATGCGGAGGACGACGCCCGGCACGCGGCCACGCAGGGGAACGCCACCGGATCGGCTGGACGCCTGCCACTGCGGCGCCAGCCCAGGCAAGCCGGAGGCGGTGCCGTTGGATCCCGCTGTTGGCACCCCCGGCGAACTTTCACGCTCGTGAAAATATCCGCTGCCCGGCGTAATCGTGCCTTTCGTGCCGATGCTTGAAGCGCCTCTTTGAGGGTCCGGAATTGTGGCTCGATCCTTCACCACCATCAGGTGGAACAGGAAACTTGCACCCCCAAGCTGTAGCATGCTCGGCGCACGACGAAAAAAACCCGCCACGAAGGCGGGTTGAATCCATGTCGGAGACAAGGAGGAGACAGACATTAGTATAAACCCTAATATCATTTCATCCACCGGTCCGGCGTTGCAATTATTGCAATGCAGCATTGCGACTCCCACGTGACAAGACGAGAATGTCTTGCCGCGGCCTTTACACCCTCATTCGAACTCACCCCATACAGGCGCCCGCGCCAATGCTGGAAATCTAGTCAAGACCGCTTGCGAGAGCGGCAGGGAGCACACGAGTGCGTGTGGATTGAGGCACTTTTGGCGAAAGCTCGCCGGAATCGGAGGCATATAACGTCCGCACGGCATTGGCCCAACCAACGCCGTGCGATTCACGGGTGCAGCCATTCTGCGAGTTTCGACCAGCGACGTTCGGTCTGCTTTCCTTTGATAGCAATCGCCAGGGCACGCTTTTGTCCGACCAATACAACGAGGCGTTTGCCGCGCGTGATGCCGGTGTAGATCAGATTTCGCTTGAGCATCATATAGTGCTGGGTCGAGATAGGAATCACCACCACCGGATATTCCGATCCCTGGGATTTGTGGATGGTCGTCGCGTAACACAGCACGAGTTCATCCAGTTCGCCAAACGCGTATGTGACGACGTGATCATCAAAGCTCGCGGTCAATTCCTGCTCATCGGGGTCGATGTCGGTCACGAACCCGATGTCGCCGTTATAGACATCCTTGTCATAGTTGTTCTCGATCTGCATGACCTTGTCGGCAACACTGAAGCGATAGCCGAACTTCTCTATGCTGTGCTCACCCGGCGGGTTCAGCGCTTCCTGCAGCAACTGATTGATGCCGCGAGCACCGGTGAGACTGCGATTCATCGGGCACAGCACCTGAATATCGCGTACCGGGTCCAGATGAAATTTTCTGGGTAGCCGGGTCTTGACCAGATCGACGACGGTCTGGGCAATTGCTTCGGGTTCGTCGGCCGGCACAAAATAGAAATCCGACTCTTCGCCTTTTTCAGGCAAGGATGGGAACAGCCCTTGATTGATCTGGTGGGCGCTTCGAACGATGCGCGAGGTGGCAGCCTGCCGGAACACCTCAGTCAAGCGCACGACAGGCACCGCGCCCGCTTCGATCAAATCCGCGAGAACCTGTCCGGGGCCAACCGACGGCAGTTGATCCACGTCGCCGACGAAGATCATCGCTGTGGTGGACGCCACAGCCTTGAGCAACTGGTTCGCCAACGGCACGTCGACCATCGAGCACTCGTCTGCCACAAGCAGATCACAATCCAACGGCGACTCCTCATTGCGCTTGAATTGTCCATTGGCTGGATTGACTTCAAGCAGCCGGTGGATGGTCTTCGCTTCAAGCCCGGTAGATTCCGATAACCGCTTGGCCGCCCGTCCAGTAGGCGCGCACAACAGCGCCTTCACCTGCTTTGCACGCAGGATTGTCAAGATCGAATTGACCAGTGTGGTCTTGCCCACACCGGGACCGCCGGTGATAACCAGCAGCTTTGACGACAAGGCCAGACGGATGGCCTGCTTCTGGCTATCGGCCAAGTCAATTGCGAGCTTCTTCTCAACCCACGGGATGGCCTTGTCGGCATCAAACGCGCTCCACGGTGGCGATCCGGACGCCAGGCGTTTGACCTGTGAGACGATGGAGCGCTCGGCGTGGTACAGCGGCGCCAGGAAGACGCTCGGAACGCCGTCAACGGTATCCGCGATCACGACTTCCTCTGCCAACTCCTGGTCGATCGCATCCTCAATGATGGGTTGCGGGATTTCGAGCAGTTTCACGGCAAGCGACACGAGCTGGCTCCGCGGCAGGCCACAGTGGCCGTCTCCCGCCGCTTCTGACAACGCGTAGGAGACGCCCGCCCGCGCCCGCAGCGGCGAGTCACGTGCAATACCGATCTTTTGGGCGATGGTATCGGCCGACAGGAATCCGATACCACGAATGTCACTGGCCAATCGGTAAGGATTCTCCGTGACGATCGCGATCGCGTCCTGGCCATACGTTTTGAAGATACGCACGGCACGCGATGTGGAGACACCGTTCCCATGCAGAAAGACCATGATCTCGCGAATGATCTTCTGATCGGCCCAGCCCGAGGTGATCTTTTTGGCGCGGATCTCCCCAATCCCCTCGACTTCGCGAAGCCGAGCGGGTGTCTGCTCAATGATGTCGAACACTGCAGCGCCGAAGGCTTTGACCAGCCGACCGGCATACACCGGACCGATGCCTTTAACCATGCCCGACCCGAGGTAACGTTCGATGCCGCTCAAGGTGTTCGGTGGTGAAATTTTGACGAATACGGCCTTGAACTGCCTACCGTGCTCGCGATCCGTTACCCACGTACCCGAAGCAGAGGCATACTCTCCTGGCGCTACGGTTGGGGTATACCCGACCAGGGTAATGAGATCACGCTCGCCTTTGACCTTCAGGCGCAGGACGCAAAAGCCGCTGTCGGCGTTGTGGAATGTGACGCGTTCGACCAGTCCTGCGAGCCGATCCAGTTCGGACTTCGGTGCGATATTGGGTGAGCTTGCTGGCATGAACAAACCGCAGTGTCTTGCTGCTGAAATGCTGACGGGACTGGCATCCTACCCTGCCACGCGGCGATACTCGCCCATTGCGCGTTTATCTCATTGTCTCAGGCACAGGTCTTCCCCCAAAATCCGTGTTCCCCCAAAAATTGGAGCCGCCGCACGCTCCAGAGCTTTGCGCATATGCTAACGCCACGAGTGAACCGGCGATGCGGAAGATAAATTATAGTCACACCCCTGGATGTCATTCCCAACTTTTCCCATGAACACGTTGAAGGAAGTGCTTGCTCGTCTCACCAACGACCAATTGAAGTCACTGATGCGTTGGCTCCCTGACGCTGCCCGCGCCGGGAAGAAGGACGAACTGGTCAGGGAGATCCTGCGAACGCTCTCTGGGGATGGACTGCACGCGCTCTGGGCGCTTCTGGACGAGACTCAGCGTTTGGCGGTGGCGGAGACCATGTATGCCGCAGACGGCCTCTTTCATGAAACTCGGTTCCGGGCGAAATACGGGCGGCTGCCCGATTTCACGATCAAGGAGAATGGCAGCCGCTATTCGCATTATGGACCGCCGACGGCATTGGGCCTTTTCTTGTACCGTGAAGATGGGGGTTACAGTCTGCCCGTCGATCTATACGAGCGACTAAGGACGTTAGTGCCTCAGCCTGAGCCCATCCGACTGAATACGATCGGTACGCTTCCTGAGATGCTCGGTGAAGATCCGCTGACGGTGCGAAGCAGCGAGCGCGATGCGATTGTGGATCTGTCGGTTCTGCTGCGGCTAGCGGATCAGGGCAAGATCCAGGTCAGCGACAAGACATCGCACCCCGGCGCGACGACGCTGCGCCTATTGACGGAGAAGCTGGTCGGTGGCGATTTCTACGCCCACCAGCCCAAGCAAGATCAAAGGGATCAGGACATTGGGCCGCTTAAGGCGTTCTCGTGGCCGCTGCTGCTTCAGGCCGCCGGACTGGTGCAACGCAACGGTAGCAAACTGGCTTTGAGCACGGCGGGGCTGAAAGCGTTGACTGCCTCCCCAGCCAGCGTGTTGCGCACAATTTGGAGAAAGTGGCTTAAATCCAGTCAATTCGACGAGTTCAGTCGCATAGACATCATCAAGGGCCAGAAATCGAAGGGCCGCGTCATGACTGCCGCGGCACCGCGTCGTGCCGTCATCAACGAAATCCTGCAGCGCTGTCCGGTCGGAGCTTGGATCAATGTCGATGATTTTTCCCGATTCATGCAGGCCACCGGTCACACATTTGACGTTGCGCACGACCCGTGGAAGCTCTACATCGTCGATCAGCAATATGGCAGCCTGGGCTACGACGGCCACAATGCTTGGGCAATTCTGCAGTTCCGCTATCTGCTCTGTTTCCTGTTCGAATACGCCGCTACCCTAGGCATCATCGACGTCGCTTACATTGCCCCCAACGAGGCCCGGCAAGACTTTAGCAACGTGTGGGGGACGGACGACCTGGAATTCCTCAGCCGCTACGATGGTCTGATCTATTTCCGCCTGACGCCGCTGGGTGCGTATTGCCTCGGCATAAGCGAGGACTACACGCCCACTCCGATCCAGCTCAGCGTCAGGCTTTCGGTTTCACCTGGTTTACAAGTGAATGTCGTGGGAGGCCACCTGTCGGCGGAAGAATCCCTGACACTGGAGACTTGGTCCGTCGAGGAGGCGGGGAAAAGTTGGCGACTCGACCGTCAAAAGGCCCTTGATGCCATTGAAAAAGGGCATGACATCACGGAACTTCGCGCGTTTCTTCAGGCTCGGGATGACCAGCCCCTGCCAGAAAAAGTGGAATCCTTCATCAAGACCAGCCAGAAACAGGGCAAAGCACTGCGAATCATAGGCACCACACTACTGATCGATTGTGAAGATGCGGAAACTGCCGTCATGATTGCCACGCGAAAAGAAACCGCCGGTTTGTGTCTGCGCGCAGGCGATCGCCAACTGGTAGTCAGGCTGGAGAACGAAGAGAAATTCCGGGCTCTGATTCGCATTCTGGGCTTGGGGATAACTACTTAAGGTCCTCCTCGCACCGCTCTGCAGATTTTTTGACAGCACCAGTAAGGCCGCCGTCTCGGCCAGCGCGGCATTCTTGCGGAGCAGATCGCGCTCGAGTTCCTTGATATGGCGCCGGTCCTGCTTGCTGATGGTGGTGGAATTACAGCAATGGTATCAGGAGCAGGCAGCGCTGCAGCAGATAGCCGACGTAGCCCCACCCGCGGCGCCATAGGCGGGCGTGGCTAACGAGATACGCCAGCAGGCAACCCCATCCGCTGACGTCGGCAGCGTAAAATGCACCCCTTTTACCCCGCCAAATACGTATCATGCCGACCTCGCTCTCGGACACCCTCCGAATGATGGCTCCCCTGTCCGACGAGGAACTGGACGAGCTCGACCAGTTCCTCATCTCCGATGCGACGTCGGATACCACACTGATGCTCGCGGGGCTAGATGGATATTTGACCGCCACCGCCATAGGGCCGACGACCCTGCTGCCAAGCCAGGTGCTGCCGGGCATATGGGGGCCGGAAAAGGAAGATGCGCCGCATTTCAAGACGAAGGATCAGGCACAGCGCATCTCTGACTTGATCCTACGGCATTTCAACGGCATCGTCTGGTCTCTGGAGAACGATCCGGACGTTTTCGAACCGATGTTCGATACCATGACCTGCCCGGACGATACACGAGAGCACATTGACGGTGAATCGTGGGCACACGGCTTTATGCAGGGCATTGCGCTGCGCAAACAGGACTGGCAGCAGCTATTCGACGATGCCCGCGGGCAGGAATGGCTGCGCCCGCTGTACTTGCTCGGCGCGGACGAGGTCACGCCCGAGGAGGAGGCGCTGACTCGCTGGCCGGATCAACGTGAAGAGCTGGCGAAACAGATCCCGACGAGCACTGCCGCCATCTATCGCTACTGGCTCCCATACCGGAAGGCCGTTCATGAACGGCAGCTCGCGACCACGATTCAACGCTCGTCGCCGAAAATCGGTCGCAACGACCCGTGCCCCTGCGGTAGCGGCATGAAGTTCAAAAAGTGTTGCGGGGCCGCGGCGGCGTTACATTGAACCTCAGGAACGGCGCGCAACACCATCTTGGGGCTGCGCTAGAAGGGCTCATGCATCTGGAATCAGAAACTTGTCGCGATTCTTGCCCAGCCACGCCGGTGCCCGACCACGGCCGGTCCAGGTGACCCCAGTCTTGGGGTCCATGTACTTTGGCGGCAGCGAGGTCTTCTCCTTCGCCGCAGCTTTAGGCTTGTCACTAGCCGCCGGGCGTCCACGGCGTCGTTTCGGCGCCAAGTCATCGACGGTGAGTTCGTACTCTGCCATCAAAGCCTGGATTTTCTCAATGACGCCGGCGACCTCGCTTTGACGAACCTCGGCGAGCTGGGTTTCCAGCTTTTCCTTTTCTGCTAGCAATTGTTTGTAGGTAGCCATCTCGGTCTCCATCTATCAATAACAGTTCGATTATCCTACAGCATTTCGCCATATTTTCACTAACTCTGTGAATCTAGCCCGCCCGGATGATCTTGGCCGGAACAGAGATAGCTTCTGTGAATACAACCCCCCCGACCTATTCTTCCTCCGTCGGAAAAGGGGCGATAGCAACTGAGTGGTGAATTCAATGCGCGTTACCAGTGCAGAATGAGGTAAGCACGAAGAAGTACTCGCCGATGCTTGGCTGCCCCGAGCTGAATTTGCCGAACTCGAAGCCTACAAGGGCTCCGGCTATGACCGTGGCACCGGGGAGAATTGCCCAATGCCATGCCATGGCTGGCATCCCACAAGCTGAATAAAGCGCGTTCTGAGACATCGCAGCTCCCTCCCCTCCCCTTGCCCACCTGGTCTGCCCCCACATTCCACAGCCCCCGCGGATGTCAATCGCCGGAAAGGGCTATCGAGCTCGAGGCTCTGCCGGCGATTACAATACTGTGGGAGCATAGGGTGTTGCCCAAATGCGCCAAGAATGTGAGTGGAGAAGTCAATGGCGACAGCACGAGCTGGCACCAAAGGGGAGGCACTAAGACTCCTGGGGACGGAAGGCGTGACCGTGGTGGAGCTGGACTATGAGGCTGGCTGGCAGGACGCGATTGAACTGGGTCGGCTCGGCCAGAAGGCAGGGATCCGCGTGGAATATCGCGGACAAGAGAACATCGCAGTCAAATCGCCGGCGGCATTGGTCGCCGGCCTGATGCGGCCAAAAACGACCTTCCGGCAGCGAAACCTCTACTGTCAATTTGATCTGTCCGAGCTGCCTGCAGCTGAGTTGGAGAGCCTCGAGGCAAAGGCATCCAAGCTGGGCGACTATATTCTCGCCGGGCGCTTGATGCGGGAAGTGGATTCGGTATGGACAGAGTAAGCACTTCCCCCTGGCCTCCCATTGGCCACTCCAGCGCGTATTCACCCATCGGCCGCGCCGGCGAGGTTTCCGCCTGGTCGCCGCCGATGCGGCCACTCCCACCTGCTCCTGAGCAGCCAGATGGATTAGAATCCCTCCTCATGCCTTGAACGGTCACATTATTCTGGGTGTTGAAGTCGATGCAACTCGATATCTTTGCTCACAGCCGCGACGTGATGCTACGCAATGATGTTGCCGACGCCCTGCAGCGCCGCGATGCGGTTGCTGCGCGTGGTGCGTTGCAGCTATTGCTCAGCGAGTGTCCTTCCGACGATCTTCTCCCTGCCCTTAGTACGCTGACTCGAGCCCTCGAGGAACCAAGGCCAGAGCGTTTTAGCGACCACGATGCACTACGACAAGCGCATGGCGAGATCACCTGCGAGGTCATGCCGGCTGCTGCCCGCGTGTTTGGTGACACTGCCGGCAGTGCATGGCTCGCGCCGTTTTGGCGAGCGCTCGCGCACGCCGCTGAGCACTTGCCGTTGTGCCGCAACGAGCACGATGCCCATGCAGCGCCCTTGTGGATCAAGGTCGGGGACTGGGTAGCGGCACAAGAAGCCATCGCCCGTATTGCATCGTGGCGCCGCATTCCCACTACGCTGTGCTGGATGGCAGAGGCGCAATATCACCAGCATGGACTGGAAGCCATCTGGCCGCTGTTGGCCGAGCTCGCGTGGCTTTCGGCAAGCCGTCTTGACGGACTGATGCACCGCCTAAACGACTCCTGTCTGACTACGCTGCGCAAGACGTTCGACGCTCGCTTCGAGGGAGCTGGTGCCGTCGAGGATCTGGTGTGGTTTCCCGCCTGGGCCTTGATCGAGAAACCGGGCCTAGCGAACCTGCTGCGTCAGACACAGAAGTCCACTCAAAGCTCGCCTGAGCGTGCGATGCGCTTGCTGCTCGAACTGCTGAACTTGGAGCGGCACGGTCGCCACCATGAGCTAGTTGAACGGCGCAAGGAATTGCGCGGTTTGCAGCCGGCGCTGTTTGCCGCCTACATGAGCACCCGATAGGGTTGTGTCGCAGAAAGGGCGGGTCAGCTGCCGAAGTTGGCAATGGCCGTATTGGTTACGCTGCCCAAGTAAGATTGCTGCGCGTGGCCAGCTAGGCACGCCACTGCAACGGCTGGAAGCCTACCACCGGGGGCGACCACATTCGAAGCGTGCGTGCGTGCGGTTTCGTGGGTCCCTGGTGCCGGCAATCCCGGGAAATATACACGTGTGTGAATGCGTCCGCTGTTGCAGATCGTTATTTCGGCTAATGGCGACCTCAAATTCCGCAAATGTGGGTGCCAGCCAGGATAGATGAAGGAAAAACGCTCTTCTCCTGCCGATGCTCGCGAGTGCTTTCAATGGAGATCTCCCTGGCGCGCAGGTCGTGGCGTGAACGCGGATCGCCAGAATACCCCTATTTTTCCGAACTTTCGCGAGGTCATACGCATGGCTCTACCGAACTATCACCCTCCCCGTCCGCCCTGCCCGGCCAGCAATAGAATTTCGCCGACACCGGCTGGGCGTAGCCCGTGTTAGCCGAATTAATGATCCGCTGCGCCGTATTAGCGGAATCGTTGGACATGGACGGAAAATGGCGTTGCTCTTGCACAACGGCAAAAATCGCCACTGAACGGCCGTTTCGCAATATAGATCAATGGTTTACAGCCATGTGATTGCTAGCGGATAGAGCGGTCACCGCGAACGGAATTAACGATCCTCAACACCTGGTGCTCAAGGAAGTCTTCGGAATGGCCGCCGAGCGCCCCCCGTGCCAATATGACGTGCGTCACCTATCCCTGATAGATTAGTGAGCAACGAGGTAGGTATGACCGTCAACAAGCTCATCCAAGGCAACGATGGCCGCCGTCAAGAATGTGTCCGATCCGGGCGCAACGCAAGGAGCCCGTAGGGCGACTGAAGAGGCGCCCGGATCGGCGACGCTGGCGTCAGCGTCCGGCACCGATTCAGAGGTCGTTGCTCGCGCTCGGCGCAGGCAATTTTCCAACGCCGACAAGCGCCGCATACTGGAGGCGGCTGACCGCTGCACCAAGCCCGGAGAGATCGGCGCGCTGATGCGCCATGAAGGCGTGTACTCGTCATCCTTGAGCACGTGGCGGCGCCAGCGCGAGGCTGCCGAACTGGCTGCCCTTGCCCCACAAAAGCGCGGACCCAAATTCGACGAGACTCGGGCCGAGGCGCGGCACATCGCGCAGCTCACGCGCGAGCGCGATAATCTCAGGAGGCGACTCGACAAGGCGCTGCTGGTGATCGACGTCCAAAAAACTTGCAGCCTTGCTGGGCAATCCGATCGACGACGACACCGACAAGCCGTAATGGCGGCTGTGCAAGAGCTCACTCCGGCCCTGGGCGCGAGCGCGGCCTGCCATGCCCTGGGCGTGCCGCGCGGCACGCCTGCCCGGCAGCGGGCCCACCTGCGTCGCATGGCCTTCATCGGTCCACTGCCACGGTCCACTGCCCGGCCCCGGCCACCGTTGGCTCTGGATGCCCTGGAAAACCAGGTGCTGCTGGACACCCTTAACAGCGAGCGCTTCGCCGACACCGCGCCGGCGGCGCTACACGCCACGTTGCTCGACGAGGGCCGCTACCTGGGCTCGGTGCGCACCATGTACCGGTTGCTCGCGGCCAATGGCGGCTCGCGCGAGCGACGCAACCAGCTTGTCCATCCGG
The sequence above is drawn from the Cupriavidus sp. D39 genome and encodes:
- a CDS encoding ATP-dependent RecD-like DNA helicase, with product MPASSPNIAPKSELDRLAGLVERVTFHNADSGFCVLRLKVKGERDLITLVGYTPTVAPGEYASASGTWVTDREHGRQFKAVFVKISPPNTLSGIERYLGSGMVKGIGPVYAGRLVKAFGAAVFDIIEQTPARLREVEGIGEIRAKKITSGWADQKIIREIMVFLHGNGVSTSRAVRIFKTYGQDAIAIVTENPYRLASDIRGIGFLSADTIAQKIGIARDSPLRARAGVSYALSEAAGDGHCGLPRSQLVSLAVKLLEIPQPIIEDAIDQELAEEVVIADTVDGVPSVFLAPLYHAERSIVSQVKRLASGSPPWSAFDADKAIPWVEKKLAIDLADSQKQAIRLALSSKLLVITGGPGVGKTTLVNSILTILRAKQVKALLCAPTGRAAKRLSESTGLEAKTIHRLLEVNPANGQFKRNEESPLDCDLLVADECSMVDVPLANQLLKAVASTTAMIFVGDVDQLPSVGPGQVLADLIEAGAVPVVRLTEVFRQAATSRIVRSAHQINQGLFPSLPEKGEESDFYFVPADEPEAIAQTVVDLVKTRLPRKFHLDPVRDIQVLCPMNRSLTGARGINQLLQEALNPPGEHSIEKFGYRFSVADKVMQIENNYDKDVYNGDIGFVTDIDPDEQELTASFDDHVVTYAFGELDELVLCYATTIHKSQGSEYPVVVIPISTQHYMMLKRNLIYTGITRGKRLVVLVGQKRALAIAIKGKQTERRWSKLAEWLHP
- a CDS encoding H-NS histone family protein, producing the protein MATYKQLLAEKEKLETQLAEVRQSEVAGVIEKIQALMAEYELTVDDLAPKRRRGRPAASDKPKAAAKEKTSLPPKYMDPKTGVTWTGRGRAPAWLGKNRDKFLIPDA
- the panP gene encoding pyridoxal-dependent aspartate 1-decarboxylase PanP; translated protein: MKPDISREETSQSTDGGDDCPLRWFDADRGAFESLERLIAEHPADFFAGERFDPVGACATREAVFASVELPETPTSPQAHADHLLNDVFRHVMPVASPTFVGHMTSSLPSFMPSLAKVVAALNQNVVKLETSGALTGLERQVIGMLHKMVFAQDSAFYARWLHDADHALGAICSGGTVANLTALWASRNNLLGARDGFAGIHRAGLVAALRHYGHDGLAIVVSERGHYSLRKAADVLGIGRDNLVPVGVDADGRMRIDLLRDTMRDLQQRNIRPMAIVGIAGTTETGAVDPLDAIADVAQEAGCHFHVDAAWGGATLLSERERWRFAGIERADSVVIDAHKQFYVPMGAGMVLFRSPAWTQEIIQHANYIVRKGSVDLGRHTLEGSRGAAAVMLYANLHLLGRKGIAQLIDRSIDNAHYFASLIAQQPDFELDSHPQLCILTYRHVPETVRAALATASADRREKILDALDALTISIQEMQRDAGRSFVSRTQLMSTQWGGRPIAVFRVVLANPDTTHAILQDILDEHRALAAASPCMAPLLALVGAPDAA
- a CDS encoding IS3 family transposase, translating into MAAVKNVSDPGATQGARRATEEAPGSATLASASGTDSEVVARARRRQFSNADKRRILEAADRCTKPGEIGALMRHEGVYSSSLSTWRRQREAAELAALAPQKRGPKFDETRAEARHIAQLTRERDNLRRRLDKALLVIDVQKTCSLAGQSDRRRHRQAVMAAVQELTPALGASAACHALGVPRGTPARQRAHLRRMAFIGPLPRSTARPRPPLALDALENQVLLDTLNSERFADTAPAALHATLLDEGRYLGSVRTMYRLLAANGGSRERRNQLVHPAYVKPELLARAPNQVWSWDITKLKGPARWTCFHLYVILDIFSRHVVGWLIAGRESAELAEQLIADSVARHDIAPGVLTLHADRGASMRSKPVAALLVDLDITKSHSRPHVSDDNPFSESQFKTMKYRPDFPARFGCIEDARAHCQAFFAWYNTVHRHSGIGFMTPHSVHYGLAQELHLTRQAALDTAFRASPNRFKGRRPEPPRLPTAVWINPPPSEAITPNTPQSGTVNS
- a CDS encoding PHA-granule associated protein 4, coding for MATARAGTKGEALRLLGTEGVTVVELDYEAGWQDAIELGRLGQKAGIRVEYRGQENIAVKSPAALVAGLMRPKTTFRQRNLYCQFDLSELPAAELESLEAKASKLGDYILAGRLMREVDSVWTE
- a CDS encoding UPF0149 family protein; the encoded protein is MMAPLSDEELDELDQFLISDATSDTTLMLAGLDGYLTATAIGPTTLLPSQVLPGIWGPEKEDAPHFKTKDQAQRISDLILRHFNGIVWSLENDPDVFEPMFDTMTCPDDTREHIDGESWAHGFMQGIALRKQDWQQLFDDARGQEWLRPLYLLGADEVTPEEEALTRWPDQREELAKQIPTSTAAIYRYWLPYRKAVHERQLATTIQRSSPKIGRNDPCPCGSGMKFKKCCGAAAALH